The following coding sequences are from one Streptomyces sp. NBC_01294 window:
- the mreD gene encoding rod shape-determining protein MreD — protein sequence MRFNRILLSATLVVVALVVQVTVLGRLQLPGAVPDLLLLTVVALALVYGHVSGALIGFGAGLLADLAPPADHAAGRYALVLCVIGYLCGLVRPDGGRFRSAWGPMLTVVAAAIGSTLLYAGVGSLVGDTAARHVGLTGLLFTATLYDLLLAPFTVPFIMALARRAENDPMAVDAGGGPTNKAADVSAGWLAGGTGLRIGSQRGGLRLKTARSRANKAGRIKGVKAVKTIKTVKSVKSVKKL from the coding sequence ATGCGCTTCAACCGGATCCTGCTCTCGGCCACGCTCGTCGTGGTCGCCCTCGTCGTCCAGGTCACCGTCCTGGGCCGGCTCCAACTGCCCGGAGCCGTACCCGACCTGCTGCTCCTCACCGTCGTCGCCCTCGCACTCGTGTACGGGCACGTCAGCGGCGCGCTCATCGGCTTCGGCGCCGGCCTCCTCGCCGACCTGGCCCCGCCCGCCGACCACGCTGCCGGACGGTACGCGCTCGTCCTGTGCGTCATCGGCTACCTCTGCGGCCTGGTCCGCCCCGACGGGGGCCGGTTCCGCTCCGCCTGGGGCCCGATGCTCACCGTCGTCGCCGCCGCGATCGGCTCCACCCTCCTCTACGCGGGCGTCGGCAGCCTCGTCGGCGACACCGCCGCCCGCCACGTGGGCCTGACCGGGCTGCTGTTTACCGCGACCCTCTACGACCTGCTGCTCGCGCCGTTCACCGTGCCGTTCATCATGGCCCTGGCCCGGCGCGCCGAGAACGACCCGATGGCCGTCGACGCCGGCGGCGGCCCCACCAACAAGGCCGCCGACGTCTCCGCCGGCTGGCTGGCCGGCGGCACGGGCCTGCGCATCGGCAGCCAGCGCGGCGGCCTGCGCCTGAAGACCGCGCGTTCCCGGGCCAACAAGGCGGGCCGCATAAAGGGTGTCAAGGCCGTGAAGACCATCAAGACCGTGAAGAGTGTGAAGAGCGTCAAGAAGCTGTAG
- the mrdA gene encoding penicillin-binding protein 2, translating into MTNVPETGRTSRVQIRLVIMQVLVLSMLVTLGGRLWYLQIRNGAEYYHEAKSNHVQRVVQPAVRGSILDARGVPLADNETRLVVSASRTALMKMKDRGKAVMTRLAGVLDMTPKEVMEKVRLCDSQTPAPCWNGSPYQPIPVTLEATTQQALQLRERPEDFPGITAEPTAVRRYPAPGGARTSQVLGYLSPVTDDEIQKAKDTDSPHLRSDQVGRSGIERTYDKQLRGKAEVTSYEVDNLGRVMGQTKSDPGVAGSTLITSIDARVQSVAEYELQQAMKVVRHETDNITGRKYEADSGAVVVMEAKTGRIVAMASQPDYDPNAWVGGISGKDYARLTSKNSNYPLLNRAIQGQAPAGSIFKVVSASAAVRAGYAFDSKYNCSSSYSLGGRSFANFESKGHGPISLGDALKFSCNTVFYALGHKEWQRDGGLKPKKDAHDWFYRTAREFGLGSETGIDLPNEVTGRIPDRQWKKSFWAANKDSWCRQGKRGGTYVEQIAYESCLEGNQLKAFDSINFAIGQGDVLVTPIQMATAYSAISNGGTLYNPTVGKAVISPDGKRIEMIKPQSHGRLPIDAQTVKDLDGGLRSVVEPGGTAAWRFGGWPQDKIPMHAKTGTAQVYGKQTTSWLATYTKDFTIVMTISQGGTGSGASGPAVRNLYNAIYGLTMDGMQDPKKALLLGPEDKLPKIYPDGSIESPEIRPYVPPSPEELAPPALAGPPAQRPARHD; encoded by the coding sequence GTGACCAACGTTCCGGAGACCGGCCGCACCTCCCGGGTGCAGATCAGACTCGTCATCATGCAGGTGCTCGTCCTCTCGATGCTGGTCACCCTCGGCGGCCGGCTCTGGTACCTCCAGATCCGCAACGGCGCCGAGTACTACCACGAGGCGAAGAGCAACCACGTCCAGCGGGTCGTCCAGCCCGCCGTGCGCGGCTCGATCCTCGACGCCCGCGGCGTCCCCCTCGCCGACAACGAGACCCGTCTGGTCGTCTCCGCCAGCCGTACCGCGCTGATGAAGATGAAGGACCGGGGCAAGGCCGTCATGACCCGCCTCGCCGGCGTCCTGGACATGACCCCCAAGGAGGTCATGGAGAAGGTCCGCCTCTGCGACTCCCAGACCCCCGCGCCCTGCTGGAACGGCTCCCCCTACCAGCCCATCCCGGTCACCCTCGAAGCCACCACGCAGCAGGCGCTGCAACTGCGCGAACGCCCCGAGGACTTCCCCGGCATCACCGCGGAGCCCACCGCCGTCCGCCGCTACCCGGCCCCCGGCGGGGCCCGCACGTCACAGGTGCTCGGCTACCTCTCGCCCGTCACCGACGACGAGATCCAGAAGGCCAAGGACACCGACTCGCCGCACCTGCGCTCCGACCAGGTCGGCCGCTCCGGAATCGAGCGCACCTACGACAAGCAGTTGCGCGGCAAGGCCGAGGTCACCTCGTACGAGGTCGACAACCTCGGCCGGGTCATGGGCCAGACCAAGTCCGACCCCGGCGTGGCCGGATCCACCCTCATCACCAGCATCGACGCCCGGGTCCAGTCCGTCGCCGAGTACGAGCTCCAGCAGGCGATGAAGGTCGTCCGCCACGAGACCGACAACATCACGGGCCGCAAGTACGAGGCCGACTCGGGCGCCGTCGTCGTCATGGAGGCCAAGACCGGCCGCATCGTCGCGATGGCCTCCCAGCCCGACTACGACCCCAACGCCTGGGTCGGCGGCATCTCCGGCAAGGACTACGCCCGGCTCACCAGCAAGAACTCCAACTACCCGCTGCTCAACCGGGCCATCCAGGGCCAGGCCCCCGCAGGCTCCATCTTCAAGGTGGTGTCGGCGAGCGCGGCCGTACGGGCCGGCTACGCGTTCGACAGCAAGTACAACTGCAGCAGCTCCTACAGCCTCGGCGGCCGCAGCTTCGCGAACTTCGAGTCCAAGGGGCACGGCCCCATCAGCCTCGGCGACGCCCTCAAGTTCTCCTGCAACACCGTCTTCTACGCCCTCGGGCACAAGGAGTGGCAGCGCGACGGCGGCCTCAAGCCCAAGAAGGACGCCCACGACTGGTTCTACCGGACCGCCCGCGAATTCGGACTCGGCTCCGAGACCGGGATCGACCTGCCGAACGAGGTCACCGGACGCATCCCCGACCGCCAGTGGAAGAAGAGCTTCTGGGCGGCCAACAAGGACTCCTGGTGCCGGCAGGGCAAGCGGGGCGGCACCTACGTCGAGCAGATCGCCTACGAGAGCTGCCTCGAAGGCAACCAGCTGAAGGCGTTCGACAGCATCAACTTCGCCATCGGCCAGGGCGACGTTCTCGTCACCCCCATCCAGATGGCCACCGCCTACTCCGCCATCAGCAACGGCGGCACCCTCTACAACCCCACCGTCGGCAAGGCCGTGATCAGCCCCGACGGCAAGCGCATCGAGATGATCAAGCCGCAGTCCCACGGCAGGCTGCCCATCGACGCACAGACCGTCAAGGACCTCGACGGGGGCCTGCGCTCGGTCGTCGAGCCCGGCGGAACCGCCGCCTGGCGCTTCGGCGGCTGGCCGCAGGACAAGATCCCGATGCACGCCAAGACCGGCACCGCCCAGGTCTACGGCAAGCAGACCACGTCCTGGCTGGCGACCTACACCAAGGACTTCACGATCGTCATGACGATCTCCCAGGGCGGCACCGGCTCCGGAGCCTCCGGCCCCGCCGTCCGCAACCTCTACAACGCCATCTACGGTCTGACCATGGACGGGATGCAGGACCCGAAGAAGGCCCTGCTGCTGGGCCCGGAGGACAAACTGCCCAAGATCTACCCCGACGGCTCCATCGAATCGCCCGAGATCCGGCCGTACGTGCCGCCGTCCCCGGAAGAGCTGGCGCCGCCCGCGCTCGCCGGCCCGCCCGCCCAGCGCCCCGCACGGCACGACTGA
- the rodA gene encoding rod shape-determining protein RodA: MQTANKFSVSRYAPERGTMAKLTARDSMVRRLDWPILLSALALSFIGALLVWSATRNRTQLNQGDPYYFLARHALNTGIGLVLMIGTIWLGHRTLRGAVPFLYGISLLLIIAVLTPLGATINGAHAWIVIGGGFSLQPSEFVKITIILVMAMLLATRVDAGDLAHPDHRTVVKALCLAAAPMGIVMLMPDLGSVMVMVVIVLGVLLGSGASNRWVLGLIGAGAGGAILIWQLGVLDEYQINRFAAFANPELDPAGVGYNTNQARIAIGSGGLTGSGLFKGSQTTGQFVPEQQTDFVFTVAGEELGFVGAGLILLLLGIVLWRACMIARETTELYGTIVCAGIIAWFAFQSFENIGMTLGIMPVAGLPLPFVSYGGSSMFAVWVAIGLLQSIKVQRPLSA, translated from the coding sequence ATGCAGACCGCCAACAAGTTCTCCGTCTCCCGGTACGCACCCGAGCGCGGGACGATGGCCAAGCTCACCGCCCGCGACTCGATGGTGCGCCGGCTCGACTGGCCGATACTCCTCAGCGCGCTGGCGCTGTCCTTCATCGGCGCCCTGCTAGTGTGGTCGGCGACCCGCAACCGCACCCAGCTGAACCAGGGCGACCCGTACTACTTCCTCGCCCGGCACGCCCTGAACACCGGCATCGGCCTCGTGCTGATGATCGGCACCATCTGGCTCGGCCACCGCACCCTGCGCGGCGCGGTCCCGTTCCTCTACGGGATCTCGCTGCTGCTCATCATCGCGGTGCTCACCCCGCTCGGCGCCACCATCAACGGCGCCCACGCGTGGATCGTGATCGGCGGCGGATTCTCCCTCCAGCCCTCCGAGTTCGTGAAGATCACGATCATCCTGGTCATGGCGATGCTGCTGGCCACCCGGGTGGACGCCGGCGACCTCGCCCATCCCGACCACCGCACGGTCGTCAAGGCACTGTGCCTGGCCGCCGCCCCGATGGGCATCGTCATGCTGATGCCCGACCTCGGCTCGGTCATGGTCATGGTCGTCATCGTGCTCGGCGTCCTGCTGGGATCGGGCGCCTCCAACCGCTGGGTGCTCGGCCTGATCGGCGCCGGCGCGGGCGGCGCCATCCTGATATGGCAACTCGGCGTCCTGGACGAGTACCAGATCAACCGCTTCGCCGCCTTCGCCAACCCCGAACTCGACCCCGCGGGCGTCGGATACAACACCAACCAGGCGCGCATCGCGATCGGCTCCGGCGGACTCACCGGCTCCGGACTCTTCAAGGGCTCGCAGACCACCGGCCAGTTCGTGCCGGAACAGCAGACCGACTTCGTCTTCACGGTGGCGGGGGAGGAGCTGGGCTTCGTCGGGGCCGGGCTGATCCTGCTGCTGCTCGGCATCGTCCTGTGGCGCGCCTGCATGATCGCCCGCGAGACCACCGAGCTCTACGGGACCATCGTGTGCGCCGGGATCATCGCCTGGTTCGCCTTCCAGTCCTTCGAGAACATCGGCATGACCCTCGGGATCATGCCGGTCGCCGGCCTCCCGCTGCCCTTCGTCTCCTACGGAGGATCATCGATGTTCGCCGTGTGGGTGGCGATCGGCCTCCTGCAGTCGATCAAGGTGCAGCGGCCATTGTCAGCCTGA
- a CDS encoding CYTH and CHAD domain-containing protein, producing MADTKREIERKFEFSKATAARRGVPDLTGTAAIAAVSDQGTVDLDAVYYDTPDQRLAADGLTLRRRTGGADAGWHLKLPVSPGVRDEIGAALSDTVPPALAALVRSRVRGAGLQPQVRLVSSRHVSHLLDADGTLLAELSTDEVLAERGETTAGWTEVEVELADGVDPELLDAVEKTFRKAGLRVSDAPSKLARALAETDTAPPPRPAGGGPAGTAGAHVLAYLREQRDALVAQDPAVRRSLPDSVHQMRVACRRLRSAFKTYRKVLDRAVTDPIGEELRWLAAELGVDRDQEVLMERIQSHLGELPRTLMTGPVRSRLRVWNSARRSGSRRRALAALDSPRHLALLDSLDALLDEPPLLKGAAKAPEAVLPKAVLRDYARLAARVDSALVLTEGGERDLALHEARKAAKHVRYAAESAEPVLGKPAKHLAKAARKVQNLLGDHQDSVVAREALRGLADQATGAGESAFTWGVLYGREEALAEQRERELPDIWAKASAPSLRAGLG from the coding sequence ATGGCGGACACCAAGCGCGAGATCGAGCGTAAATTCGAGTTCTCCAAGGCCACAGCTGCCCGGCGCGGGGTGCCGGACCTGACCGGGACGGCCGCGATCGCGGCCGTCTCCGACCAGGGCACCGTCGACCTCGACGCCGTCTACTACGACACCCCCGACCAGCGGCTCGCCGCCGACGGTCTCACCCTGCGGCGCAGAACGGGCGGCGCGGACGCCGGCTGGCACCTCAAACTGCCCGTCTCCCCCGGCGTGCGCGACGAGATCGGTGCCGCGCTCAGCGACACCGTCCCGCCCGCCCTCGCCGCCCTCGTCCGCTCGCGCGTGCGCGGCGCCGGGCTCCAGCCGCAGGTCCGGCTGGTCTCCTCGCGCCACGTCAGCCACCTGCTCGACGCCGACGGCACCCTGCTCGCGGAACTGAGCACCGACGAGGTCCTGGCCGAGCGCGGCGAAACCACCGCCGGCTGGACCGAGGTCGAGGTGGAACTCGCCGACGGCGTGGACCCCGAACTGCTCGACGCCGTCGAGAAGACCTTCCGCAAGGCCGGCCTCCGCGTCTCCGACGCCCCCTCGAAGCTCGCCCGGGCCCTGGCCGAGACCGACACCGCGCCCCCGCCCCGGCCCGCCGGAGGCGGCCCCGCGGGCACGGCCGGCGCGCACGTGCTCGCGTACCTGCGCGAACAGCGCGACGCCCTGGTCGCCCAGGACCCGGCCGTCCGGCGGAGCCTGCCGGACTCCGTCCACCAGATGCGGGTCGCCTGCCGCCGGCTGCGCAGCGCCTTCAAGACGTACCGCAAGGTGCTGGACCGGGCGGTCACCGACCCCATCGGCGAGGAGCTGCGCTGGCTGGCCGCCGAACTGGGGGTCGACCGCGACCAGGAAGTCCTCATGGAGCGGATCCAGAGCCACCTGGGCGAGCTGCCGCGCACCCTGATGACCGGACCGGTCCGCAGCCGGCTGCGCGTGTGGAACTCCGCCAGGCGCTCCGGATCACGGCGCCGGGCCCTGGCCGCGCTCGACAGCCCGCGCCACCTCGCCCTGCTGGACTCCCTCGACGCCCTGCTGGACGAGCCGCCGCTGCTCAAGGGCGCCGCCAAGGCCCCGGAGGCGGTCCTGCCGAAGGCGGTGCTGCGCGACTACGCCCGCCTCGCCGCCCGGGTCGACAGCGCGCTCGTCCTCACCGAGGGCGGCGAGCGCGACCTGGCCCTGCACGAGGCCCGCAAAGCGGCCAAGCACGTCCGGTACGCGGCGGAGTCGGCCGAGCCCGTCCTCGGCAAGCCGGCGAAACACCTGGCCAAGGCCGCGAGGAAGGTCCAGAACCTGCTCGGCGACCACCAGGACAGCGTGGTGGCCCGCGAGGCCCTGCGCGGTCTCGCCGACCAGGCGACGGGCGCGGGGGAGTCGGCCTTCACCTGGGGCGTGCTCTACGGCCGCGAGGAGGCCCTGGCCGAGCAGCGTGAACGGGAGCTTCCGGACATCTGGGCGAAGGCCTCCGCCCCGTCGCTGCGGGCCGGACTGGGATGA